In Plasmodium relictum strain SGS1 genome assembly, chromosome: 6, one DNA window encodes the following:
- the nPrx gene encoding merozoite capping protein 1, putative codes for MDQIKENKTITDSILKIDLLNEKNEKTNLYNEIKKNKDKNGMVIFIYPKANTPGCTKQAQLFKENFEKIVKSKFFVYGLSADSPKAQAKWKQKLNLQYDLLCDEEKKLLREIGCLKGNSIIRSHLIIRNDFNLSYFKKGVSPTNSADDILGFLLKREENGNINKNENTEEKKKSLPKINGNEKDKNKKSAKVKKNKNGINKVTTVGKKNVIKKNKNSERELNNNEENKKELKRKGKGKGENIEIKKKVKTKEAKKKSNTKKEGEEKKSIKKEKKKNLKIKVENKKQLNNKDDNKKKIKIKEEQKKKLNHKGGNKKEFKNKGEKEKRIEKKKQEIKKNTKIKDKNQSINEIKNEKKVKKVLKKKGTKNIKKQIPNN; via the exons atggatcaaataaaagaaa aTAAAACAATAACAGAttcaattttaaaaattgacctattaaatgaaaagaatGAAAAAACCAATTtgtataatgaaataaaaaaaaataaagataaaaatggcatggtcatttttatttatcctAAGGCAAACACTCCCGGATGTACAAAACAAGCACAATTATTCaaagaaaattttgaaaaaattgtgaaaagtaaattttttgtttatggTTTGTCTGCTGACTCTCCTAAGGCACAA gcTAAATggaaacaaaaattaaatttgcAGTACGACTTACTATgtgatgaagaaaaaaagttaCTAAGAGAAATTGGTTGTTTAAAAGGAAATAGTATAATAAGATCACatttaataataagaaatgattttaatttatcttattttaaaaaaggagTATCTCCTACAAATTCTGCTGATGATATTTTAGgttttctattaaaaagagaagaaaatggaaatataaataaaaatgaaaatactgaagaaaagaaaaaatccTTACCAAAAATAAATGGAAATGAGAAAGACAAGAATAAGAAATCTGctaaagttaaaaaaaataaaaacggTATAAATAAAGTTACAACTGTAGGAAAAAAgaatgtaattaaaaaaaataaaaatagcgAAAGGGAATtgaataataatgaagaaaataaaaaagaattaaaaagaaaaggaaaaggtAAAGgtgaaaatatagaaataaaaaaaaaagttaaaaccAAAGAAGCTAAAAAGAAGTCCAACACAAAAAAGGAAggtgaagaaaaaaagagtataaaaaaagaaaagaaaaaaaatttgaaaataaaagttgaaaataaaaagcaattgaataataaagatgataataaaaaaaaaataaagattaaagaggaacaaaaaaaaaaattgaatcaTAAAGGaggaaataaaaaggaatttaaaaacaaaggtgaaaaagaaaaaagaattgaaaagaaaaaacaagaaattaaaaaaaatacaaaaattaaagataaaaaccaaagtattaatgaaattaaaaatgaaaaaaaagttaaaaaagttttaaaaaaaaagggaactaaaaatataaagaagcAAATACCAAATAATtaa
- a CDS encoding DNA-directed RNA polymerase II, putative: MYFVIEEWKNVTIKPSQLGPRYQQCIEDMLRNSVEGQCNAKYGYIICVIRIIHNEPGRVQDGTGMIVVRVKYQAIVFKPFKDEVLDAIVTDVNKLGFFAQAGPLKIFISRTAIPKCFEYAEDAHYPCFSSGDYNIKPQTAVRIKLQGIRYDLSNMFAIATINNEYLGCIESSTLQVM; encoded by the exons ATGTATTTTGTCATTGAAGAATGGAAAAATGTAACCATAAAACCTAGCCAATTAGGACCAAGATATCAGCAATGTATAGAAGATATGTTAAGAAATAGTGTTGAAGGACAGTGTAATGCTAAATATGGATATATAATTTGTGTAATTAGAATAATTCATAATGAACCCGGAAGAGTACAAGATGGAACAGGAATGATTGTTGTTAGGGTTAAATATCAAGCTATTGTTTTTAAACCATTTAAAGATGaa gtaTTAGATGCTATTGTTACAGATGTAAATAAACTAGGTTTTTTTGCTCAAGCAGGaccattaaaaatttttatttcaaggACTGCTATTCCAAAATGTTTTGAATATGCAGAAGATGCTCATTACCCATGCTTTTCTTCAGGagattataatataaaaccACAAACAGCTGTTCGAATAAAATTACAAGGTATACGCTACGACTTATCCAATATGTTTGCTATTGCTACcataaataatgaatatcTTGGATGCATAGAATCTAGTACGTTACAagttatgtaa
- a CDS encoding mitochondrial ribosomal protein S22 precursor, putative, which translates to MLKFSKFLFCKNVNKRFFSYRGYKFDKIGESQSLSAEEVNELDKVSMVSLKALKIPEYVKNKLHNIAKQFIKKKDLEKLGRFMAKKLTSRTCVELPRVLPSKLLCESEEEKNKIEKLLDKKSYKCLKQFLTQYNKKSKELEQIALTYAEDSRHKINISFFPEASIAYTIHKFNGHYGIVYRILHEIKIRVSDFYPKNFLHYSAVPAVGIIAAQEIFNYKFDNILAVESSEHLTSISKYLIDKIPNVKYQMHLYENADYFDLILLSHTLLSLYDYDSRILFIKNIWNRLSKNGIIIIIENGTPTGFRMLHSIREMFITELKYDKFHIVSPCPHESICPLSLTGKDWCHFSQRTHRLSHHIYCKGSRAKNIEEEKFSYLVIRKCEGPRTKYESESAALTPQEKSYFWPRIVMPTIKAGKHVLIDVCSYPYNFERLVVTKSSPLITNLKTRNGTILKGYGYKNARKLLWGDLWRFTKRISRPDARLYTPEKTKKYLYRLYQKQKRRQNIKSVVDNKSQDYYDSRSIQYYGS; encoded by the coding sequence atgttaaaattcagtaaatttttattttgcaaaaatgttaataaaaggttTTTTTCATATCGAGGCTATAAATTTGATAAAATAGGAGAAAGCCAAAGTTTAAGCGCCGAAGAGGTTAATGAATTAGACAAAGTAAGTATGGTCTCTCTTAAGGCATTAAAAATACCCgaatatgtaaaaaataaattgcaTAATATAGCAAAAcagtttataaaaaaaaaagatttagaaaaattagGTAGATTTATGGCTAAGAAATTGACAAGTAGAACATGTGTTGAGTTGCCTAGAGTTCTCCCATCAAAATTATTATGTGAAtcagaagaagaaaaaaacaaaatagaaaaattgtTAGATAAAAAGTCCTATAAGTGTTTGAAACAATTTTTGACACAATACAACAAAAAATCAAAAGAACTAGAACAAATAGCACTGACATATGCAGAAGATTCAagacataaaataaatatatcattttttccAGAAGCATCTATTGCATATACAATTCATAAGTTTAATGGTCATTATGGAATTGTATATAGAATACTTCATGAAATAAAGATTAGAGTATCAGATTTTTAtcctaaaaattttttacattattcAGCAGTACCTGCTGTAGGTATAATAGCTGCCcaagaaatatttaattacaaaTTTGATAATATATTAGCAGTTGAATCATCAGAACATTTAACATCAATATCAAAGTATTTAATTGATAAAATACCTAATGTAAAATACCAAATGCATTTATACGAAAATGCTGATTATTTTGACTTAATTTTGTTATCACACACATTATTGTCTTTGTATGACTATGATTCAAGAattctctttattaaaaatatttggaATCGTTTATCAAAAAATGGAATTATAATAATCATTGAAAATGGAACACCAACTGGATTTCGTATGCTGCATTCAATTAGAGAAATGTTCATTACTGaattaaaatatgataaatttCACATTGTTTCACCATGCCCACATGAGAGTATATGTCCATTATCCTTAACGGGAAAGGATTGGTGTCATTTTTCTCAGAGAACTCACAGATTGTCTCATCATATATATTGTAAAGGTAGTAGAgcaaaaaatatagaagaagaaaaattttcatatttggTTATAAGAAAATGTGAAGGCCCTAGAACAAAATATGAATCTGAATCAGCAGCCTTAACACCTCAAGAAAAATCTTATTTTTGGCCTAGAATTGTAATGCCAACAATAAAAGCTGGAAAACATGTATTAATTGATGTATGTTCCTATCCATATAATTTTGAAAGACTTGTAGTTACTAAAAGTTCTCCTTTAATTacaaatttaaaaacaaGAAATGGAACAATTTTAAAAGGATATGGCTATAAAAATGCACGAAAATTGTTATGGGGAGATTTATGGAGATTTACAAAAAGAATTAGTAGACCCGATGCAAGACTTTATACACCCGAAAAAACGAAAAAATACTTATATCGTTTATATCAAAAGCAAAAAAGAAGACAAAATATTAAATCTGTTGTTGATAATAAATCTCAAGATTATTATGATTCACGTTCAATACAATATTACGGTtcataa